The Blastopirellula sediminis sequence GGAATCGGTCGAGAGCCTCTGGACGCTGGAACAGGACCTGGAACTGATCGCGAAAGAACAAAAGCTCTTTACCGGCAAGCTAATCGAACATGTCGCCGCCTACGGCATGCGCGATCGACTACTGTCCGATCTATGCGAGATCTTGCCAGAACACGGGGATACGGGGCTTTATGGAAAGCGTCACTGGAGTCGTCTCGTTTCGGTCGTTCCCGAGCGTGAGCAAGAACTAGATCGGACTGCAGAGTATCTCCGGAAGTCGCTGAAGCTTCACGAGCTGACCGATCTGAGCGCGAAGATCGACGTTGTGGAACGAAGCTTCTGGGATAAATGGGAAGCGATCGGCGGCGGGATCCATAAAGACTTTATCCAGTATATGGCGCTCCGTTTCGTCAAGAAATCGATCAAGGACATCGTCTTTGGCTACGGTCCGCTCGAAGACCTGCTGCGACTTCCGACGATTTCGGAAATCATGGTGGTCGATCGAGAGCACATCTATATCGAACGCAACGGCGTGCTCGAAAACTCCGGTCGGCGATTCACCTCGGACGCGGTGATTGAGGCGATTATTCAGCGGATCGTTTCTCGCGTCGGACGTCGCATCGACAAATCGTCGCCGCTGGTCGACGCCCGACTGTCGGACGGGAGCCGCGTCAACGCCGTGATTCCGCCGCTCGCCGTCAGCGGTCCTTGCATCACCATTCGCAAGTTTCCCTATCGCAAACTGCTGATTGACGATCTGGTCGCTAAGAAGGCGCTGTCGCGCAGCGTCGCCGAATTTTTTCGAGCCATCGTCCTGCATCGCTGCAACATTTTGATCTCAGGGGGAACCGGAACGGGAAAGACCACCCTGCTCAACTGCATGAGCGATTTTATTCCTGATCGCGAACGGATCGTCACCGTGGAAGACACGGCCGAATTGCAGCTGAATAAAGAGCACGTCGTTCGCATGGAGACGAAGGAATCGAACATCGAAGGGAAGGGGGCGTACACGATTCGAGATCTCGTAAAGAACTCGCTCCGCATGCGTCCTGACCGCATCGTCGTCGGCGAATGTCGTGGGCCCGAGGCGCTCGACATGTTGCAAGCGATGAACACCGGGCATGACGGCTCGATGACGACGATTCACGCCAACAACACCGGCGACGCGATTCGCCGCTTGGAAGTCCTGGTGCAAATGGCGGCCGACTTGCCTCTGGAAGCGATTCATCAGCAAATCGCGTCCGCGATTGATATCGTCATTCAGCTTCGCCGCATGCGAAATGGCCGCCGCGTCGTCTGCCAGGTTTCGGAGTTGGTCGGATTAAATCCGACGACCAAGCAGCTGATGATCCGCGATTTGTTCCTGTGGGACGACGCGACCGAAGATGGAATTCAAGCGACCGGGCACGTTCCCTCGTTCATGAACGAGCTGATCGAGACTGGTCGACTAACGCTTGACGGACTCTACCTTCACTAAAACGCGCGAAAGAACCAATGATCCCCGTGATATCGACAGTCCTGGTCTTCGTAGCGGCGTTTCTGTGCGCTACGTCGCTGAAGAGCGTCTGGGATGGAATCACGAGTCGCTATATCGCCGACTTGGAGAAGTCGCTCGACTCCCTGTCGATCGATCGCTCGCACATTCCGACCATTCTGCGCTGGTGGGGTATTTCCCTGATCGCCGTCATCGTGATCCTCGGCATCTTGATGCGTATGCCTCCGCTGGCCTTGGGCGCCGCCTATCTGGTCTTCGTAAGTCCCCGCTTGATCCTGGAGATGTTGATTGAGCGACGAAAGACGAAACTGCGCGATCAAATGGTCGGCGCAACCGTCGCGATCGCCAACGGATGTCGAGCCGGACTCTCCCTCGCCCAGGCGTTAGAAGAGGCGGCGCGAGAGATTCCGGAGCCGCTCGCATTTGAGTTCCGCCGAATTACCAACGAATACAACTGCGGTCGACCTCTGGCCGAAGCGATTCAATCTGCGAAAGAGCGTCTCAACCTCGACAGCTTTACGTTGTTCGCCATGTCCCTGCTCGTCACTATCGAACGGGGCGGAAAGCTGACGGAGTCTTTGGAGCGAATCAGTCAAAGTCTGCAGGAATCGCAACGACTTGAGCGAAAACTGGCCGCCGAAACGGCCAGCGGCCGCAACGTTGTGATGTTGCTGACGGCCTTTCCGTTTTTGTTCTTAGGCTTCGTCTTCATCACGAAACCGCAGGACACCATGTTGGTTTTTCAATCGCTGGTCGGCCAGATCATCATGTTGGTCGTGATGATCCTGGTTTACGTCAGCGTGCGGTGGAGCAACTCGATCCTGAAGCTGGAGTTGTAATCCCCTTCGCGGAGGAGCCAACGTAACGAGAATCTCATGTCGCAATTTCAGATAATTAGTTCGTTGTTACTTGGACTGGCCGGCTTCGGTTTGGCCTGGACGCTGCTTGACGTCCTGACCCGGCCGCGGCTCGCTCGACCTGGGCAAAACAAGTTTGAACTTACGCGACGCCAAGCGGTCCGCCAGAACAACAGCATCTATCGCTGGTTTGAGCCGCTAATCGACGAGTGGGCCGCAAGCGGTTCGCTGATGGCGCCGGAACGACGCGAACAACTCGAGCGGCAAGTCCGCATCGCGAGCGAACGCAATCTGGGAACGCCTGACGAGTTTCTGGCGACCAAGATTATTGAAGGCATCCTGATCGGCCTCGGCTTTGCGATTGTGGGAGCGCTCGCGGGGTTTTGGCTCATCGGGCTGGTCGCAGGCGCCTTTATCGCAGTCAGTTACTCCGAACTTTCTCGCAGCACCATTTCCGATCGCGCCACCAGGCGGATGATGCGGATTCGTTTGCGACTGCCGCATGCGATTGAGCTCGTTTGCTTGATGATGGAAGCAGGGGCCGGTTTTCAAGATAGTCTGGAAACGGCCGTTCGAGAGAATGTCGACCATCCGCTGGGACAAGAGCTCAACGTCGTCGTTCAACAAATCGCCGCCGGGCGAACGCGTCACGACGCGCTGGCCGACTTCCAGCAGCGGCTAAGCGACGAAGACGTCTCTGAGCTGGTATTCGCGATCAATAAGGGAGAAGAGTTAGGAACTCCCTTGGCCGTCACGCTTCGAAACCAATCGGAGCAGATGCGTCTCAAGCGATCGCAGTGGGGAGAAAAAGCGGCCGGCGAAGCGCAAGTGAAGATCGTCTTTCCAGGCATGCTGATCATGATCGCTTGCCTGCTGGTGATCGTTACGCCGCTCATTTATCCGCTGGTGAATTCGATTTTTGGAATTTAAGTTCGACCTAGACGAGGCCGCGTGAGCCATGCCTGCATTTGTTGTGATTACCTCCGGTATTACCGCCGGTCACCGACAGTGGATTGAATCGCCGGTTCTCCGGGTCGGCAGCGACAGCTCGTGCGGGGTCGTCGTGCCGTCGCTAGAATTGGCGCCCCATGCGGGAACGCTCGAATACCGCAGCGGTCAATACTTCGTCTACAACAAGAGTCTCCATGCGCAGACTGTCGGCCAAACGGAGTTAAAGCCGATGGGCTCGTGCGTTTGGCAGCCGGGACAAGTCTGGCTGCTTGCATCCGATGCGACGCTGATGTTGGAAGTGGAAGGGGATCCGGCGCCTTGTCGAGAGCAGGTCGATACGCTTCCCTCGGTTCTCGAGGAGGAAGATGACGATTCGTATCCAGCCGAGAAGGCCGACGATCAGGAAACGGAAGCGAAGCCCTCCCTCAACACCGGACAATTGATCCAAGTCGGCGTCATCATTCTTTGCGTAATCGGGTCGGTCGCGCTACTGATGCAAGACCAATTGAAGGACAAAACGCCGCGCGCTGACTTACCGACGCTGAAGGAGATCGTCGACCAGAGCCAAGCAGGCTTGCCTAACGAAACGCGGATGTTGCAGTACGCGATGGCGATGAAACTGCGCGATCGTCCCGAGGATGCGAAACGCTGGTTCTACGAGCTGCGAGATCGGCTACTCGTACGCCAAGCGACGCTTCGGCAGCAAAACGAGCCCGATTCGATCCCCATGCTCGACTTTACCCTGGCTCAACTTGAACAGGTTGAATGACCAACAATACCGCTGGCATTCCACTCGTGTGGAGCCAGGGCAGCGCAACCAGCGCTCGGGGGTCTTGTTCCTAAGGTCGGACATCGAGATTCCGAAGTTGTTTGACTTCAGACGCAGCTACTCAATCTCCGTCTTCTCGAAGAGATCGACTCCAACGCCTGGGAAGTGAAAGCCCAAGAGCTACGAGACGAAGAAGCAGAGCTACGACTTCAGATGGAGCGTTGCAGTGGTGATTGGATCGACATTGCGATGAAAGCGTTTGAACTTTCGCAAAGCCTGAAAGAGATGTGGGGTTCGGCGGATTAGGTTGCGAAACGTAGAATCCTCGAAATCACCTGTCTGAGCGGCAAACTCGATGGCGTAACTCTTTACGTCACAATGAAAAAGCCCTTTGACCTGTTGGCCAAAGGGCTTTCTTAAAAAAAGTGGCGGGGGCCGGATTTGAACCGACGACCTCGAGGTTATGAGGCTGCCCTGAAAGCCCTGCCAAATTCACCTGAAACCGTGAACTGGTCGTAGTTTACGAAAACCGGATTGGTGACGCAAGTCATCGCAAATAATGGCGTTTTTTCTCGGGAAAATCGCGTATCCGGAATCGAAAGTGCGTATAAGTGCGTAGTCATACTCTCGCGTGCTCCGGCTTATCGAGGCGGCCGCTTGTGATCGACTAGTTCGGCCGCGGACGATGTCAGGGAGCTCTATTGGGTGTGTCGGCGAGAGGGCTTTTCGAGGCCACGAAGCTTCGTTCTAGCGTTGAGAACTGTGGTCAGGAAGTCCATTTACTGATCCGTTAGGCCAGGAAATTGGTGAAGCAAATTCTGGCAAATTATTTGCCATTTTCTAAAATGAAGCAGTTGGAAAAATAGCACCGCCCAACGCGTAAAGGTAAAACGAAGATGCTGTATGAATTTGACAAGGAGCAGCGACTCCGGATTCACGTTATCGAAAGAAGGCTGAGCGAGTTGTCAGGTGGGGATGTTGCTGCTGCTCGCACCTTGGCAGAATACGCAATTCAGTGCACTTCGAAGGTTCTTTTTAAATTCCGAATGGGTTCAATTTCAGGCGGCGATTTTTGCGTCGTCTACTCGAACCAAGGTCGTGACAACGATTGGCTGCGCGGAACCTTCAGGGATTGCATTTCAGCTGATTGCCAGATTCTTGCGGAAGTCGGTTGCAATTATGGTGAAAAAGTGATTCACATGCCGCAACTTGATGATGTTGCCGCGACTTATTCATTTCTGTTTCTCCTGGTCGGTGATGGCTCTAGCCTAGAAGACGACTTGCGCGAACTCTGGGTTAGGGGGCATTAAAATTCTGAAGTCCCCTGGCAGGAAGATATGAGATTTCCTTGGATTCGCCGACGAGCAATTCGGCTCTTGGGGGCAATCGAAATGGATCGAAATTTCAGTGGAGTTGTCGTCGCATCGTCTCTCAAACGTCAACTTCCGCTTCCAATTCGCTGATACCAAGTTCGACCTTCAAATCCTCGACAGCGATTCGGAACGGGTCATAGATGGGAATCTCTTGCCCGACGATCTCGAACGTGACAACGAGAGTGTAGTTGGCGACGTTTTCAGGATCAGTACTCCAGCCTTTGTGACCTCGAACCGCTATACAAAAGTCCTGTGGGAGCTGGTTGGACTTAATGATCGCCCAGTCCTTCTGGACCGTACCGATATTTCGACGAACCTTGGGGATCTGGCCATCGGACGAGCGGGCATGGATCATCCAGGGAAGGCTGACGCCTTCGCGAATGGCGTCTTCATCATGTTATGGCCACATCGCCCCCTGTTCCACGACCGGCAGCGATCGGTCAAGCGAGATCCATTCCTCAACCGGTTTCAGGCCTGCCCAGTATCTGGTGGTTTGTTGTAGTTGCGATTCTTCTTGTCGCAGCCTGGCACTGGGTTTCATCGTTCTTTCAATGACCTCTTAGGGCACGCTTTCGATCTCACTAGTTGGCTTGTGACTTCGCTAAAAGATCAAAAGTGGTTTTTAGCTCTAAGGCGACGCTCTTGGCTTGTTGATGTGATACCTGATTGATCGGCATTCGACCGCGGCAAAGGGCTTATTCGCCGATTCTCTTTTCTGGTGAATGTGTAGGAAGATCACCACCGAAGCTCGGGCGATCGCCTATCCTCTAGGTACAGGAAACCTCAACCCGGTCGCACGGAATGCATTTACTCCAATCCCAAACCTGTCTGGGGCCGAGTCCAATGCTTACCGCATCTAAAAAGAAAGCTATTCAAGAGTCTCTCCAGCAACTGTCACTGGCCCAGTCGTCGGCCGTAACTCAGATCGAGGCGATCATTGCGACGCTTCTGGCGACGTTAGATCTGGAACCCTCAGGAATTGCGCCCAGACCTTCAACGCCATTACCCAACGCAAACGCAGCCAGGTTCTCCGTTACTTGGGACGGCAAGGAGTGCTCACTGGGGAACACACGCCTCTTCTGGCTGTTTCATCGACTGGCGTCGAGCGCCAACCAATACGTGACGCATGAAGAGCTGCTCGAATCGGTTTGGCACGGTGAACGAAGCGAGTCGACGGTCCGAGGCGCGGTAAAGCGTCTCCGCGATCAGCTGGCCGCGGCTGGGATGATGGACCTAGCCAAAGCGGTCGATGGAACGGTCACGGGGTACTACGGTTTGATTTTTGTTTGAAAAAATCCCCAAATCAAACGCAGATCAAACGGGCATGAAACGGGGATCAAACGCCCCTGGCGCATGATAGAGGTCAGACGTAGTTCTCGACTCTCTTTTTTCCGCACCAGGAGGTGAAGACGATGGTCCCAGCTTCGATCGAACACGCATCAAACTCGGATCAAAAGCCCAGCGAGAAGAAACGTGCTGCCCAGTACGTCCGCATGTCAACGGAGCACCAGCAGTACTCGACCCTCAATCAGGAAGACATTATCCGTGAATATGCCGAGCGACGTGGGTTCGAGATCGTGCGAACCTACGCGGATGAAGGCAAGAGCGGGCTCAGCGTCGCCGGTCGCGACTCGTTACGCCGGCTGATTGCCGACGTCCAGGAGCTTCGCGCCGACTTCGACGTGATACTCGTCTATGACGTGAGCCGTTGGGGACGGTTCCAAGATGCCGACGAAAGCGCCTACTACGAATACCTGTGCAAGCGGGCCGGCATTGAGGTCCACTACTGCGCCGAGCAGTTCGAGAACGATGGCGGACCTACCTCGACGATTATCAAGAGCGTTAAGCGAGCGATGGCCGGCGAATATAGTCGTGAGCTGTCATCAAAGGTCTTCAAGGGGCAGTGTCGGCTGATCGAACTTGGGTTCCGACAAGGGGGAGCGCCGGGGTTCGGCCTGAGGCGAATGCTGATCGATCAGGGCGGGCAGTCGAAATCCATCCTGAACCGTGGCGAATACAAAAGCTTGCAGACCGATCGCGTCATCCTCGTCCCCGGGCCTCCTGACGAGGTGGTGGTGGTCCGGGAGATTTACGATCTCTTCGTCCGGAAGGGGAAACGAGAGGGTGAAATTGCGGGCCTGCTGAATAGCCGCGGGATTACTACCGATTACGGACGTCAGTGGAATCGTGGAACGGTCGCCCAGGTGCTGACAAACGAGAAGTACATCGGCAATAACGTCTACAATCGTACGTCGTTCAAGTTGAAGCGAAAGCACGTCGTCAACTCGCCTGAGATGTGGGTCCGGGCGGATGGTGCCTTTGAGCCGATCGTTCCCCCTGATCTCTTTTTCACTGCCCAGGGGATCGCCCAAGAGCGAAATCGGCGATTTTCCGACGACGAGCTGATTGAGCGACTAAAGCTCTTGGCTAGTCGCCATCCGACCCTTTCTGCGGCGATCATCGACTCGGCGGACGACATTCCGACTTCCTCGACCTTCCGTTCGCGATTTGGGAGCCTGATCCGGGCGTACCGCCTGGCTGGCTATACGCCGGAGCGAGACTATCGCTATCTCGAAATCAATCGCCATCTCCGGGAGCTGTACCCCGACCTTGTTGCCGACGTCGTCCAGCGATTGGATGCCGTGGGGGCGTCCGTCACGCGGGACGCGACATCGGATTTGTTGCTGATCAACGGCGAGTACAGCGCCTCGATGGTGTTGTCGCGATGCCGCCAGACGCCGGCCGGGGCGCTCCGCTGGTGGATTAAGTTTGACGAACGCATTGCTCCTGACATCACGATCTTGGTCCGCATGGACCCTGAAAACGAGGTGGCTACGGACTACTACCTCTTCCCGCTAATGGATCTGGCTGAGCCGAAAGTCTTGCTTTGCGAGACCAACGGCGCGTTTCTGGATACCTACCAGTTCGACAATTTGGACTATTTTGCCCAACTTGCCGCACGCAGCCGAATTGAGGTGGCCGCATGAAAGAACGTCGCGATTCCCATATCTGAAGTCGCTTTTGGACAACGCTCGGCTCGTTCGGTACCTGGCTGGCAATTATGCCGAACTGTTGACGGAATTCCAGCGGACGGTGGAATCTAGAACCGTGGCGGATTTGCCACTAGGAGGATGAGTTGCTATTGAAGTGCTGAGTCGTGAATGATCAGCGCCGCTATCCGTTAAGCCGTCGAGCAGTTGCAGCCGCCCCACGGCGTCGAGCGAGCAGCTCCCCGCCGTCCGTTTGCCCCTGGATGCAGGTGATTAGAGAGCTTGCAACGTCTGTAAAAAAATGGAGAGCAGGATAAATCGCTGTCCTACCCGCCAAATTTTTCCGCTAAGGCAGTCGTAGGATCGGATTTCGTTTCAACCAAGCCTAAGAACTCGTCGAATCTGTTCAGCCTGGACTCAACGACCTTCGAAATCTTTTCTGAGATCGATTCCGCTTCTTCCGTGCGAAGTTGACGCGTACGAAAATAGATCGTCTTGTCGAGGCTACCGGTCAACTTGATTTCCGAGGAATCGTACCTTCTAAATATCTCCTCAGAAACGGCTTGGGGATCAAGTCCGAGCTTTCTTATCGCTCGCGCAATACTTCCAGTTCTCGTGGCACTGCTTAGAGAACGAAGGAAATTTCTCGCGTCTTCGCTGACGGCGCTAAGTGGTTTGAGCCAGGCCGGCCCCCTGGCTAACACCTTAATCGCTCCGAGGTGAACAAAGGCGTAGAACAAGGCATATTCATCTTCCTTTCCCTGAAACTCAGTCCAAGGATTAATCGACTTTAGATCGCTACTCACCGAATCGAACAAGCTATTCCAAACTTCTTCGATTTGCGTTGGTTCCCTGAGTGCCGATTCGATCATTTCCCTCTGTATTCGGCCATTTGAATTGCAGTAGAGCAATCTGCCAAAAGCGGGCTTCTGATCTCGACCCGCTCGACCGACTTCCTGGTAGTACTGCTCAATTGACTCGGGCAGCAAATAGTGGACTACACCGCGAATGTCTGGTATGTCAACGCCCATTCCAAATGCACCTGTAGCGAATACGACATCGATTTCACCAGTTTGGAATGCGGATATAGTTTCATCTTTCTCCCTCAGCGACAGGGCTGCATCAAATGGCTTACAGCGGTGCCCGAGTTGCTCGAAGTATGCCGATAACGCTCGAGTTCCATTCGCCTTACTTTTGATACGGTGGGCGTATACTATAACCTTTTCTCCGCGATGCTCTTCGAGCAACACCTCGAGCGCGTCATGCTTTTCTTTGCTGTCCTTAAAGGTCGTAAACGACAGGTCAAGATTTGTGCGAAGCATGTTCTCACTACGCACAATGGCAGTTCGATTCAGTCGAAAGTCGTTTAGGATCTCGCCTTGACTTGTTTCATCAAGTGTCGCAGTTAGGCATAACACTGTCGGCCACGCGTCGCGACCAAAACTGCGGTCGAACACACCTGGAAGGCATTTATAGGGAGGTCGGAAATCATGTCCCCATTGGCTAATGCAGTGCGATTCGTCAATTGCGAGCAGGGAAATTCGACTCCGATGCTTGGATAGCAGGTATTCTATATACCCATCAGTCTCCATTCGTTCAGGCGACACGAAAAGGAAACCGGCCCCACTGTCCCATCGAAACTTTTTCAATTGGTCCTGAGCCTGTCTCGCATCAGTTGCGCCACCAAGGGAAAGGACGTTCGCCCCCGACTGAATTAAGTTAGCGGCCTGCTGCTGCATTAAGGCGATTAAAGGGGAAATGACTACGCCGACTTTGCCAGATGCCAATACTGGCAATTGATACGCAAGCGATTTCCCCATGCCAGTGGGCATGAGCAGGAGTGTTGACTCGCCTTTCCACAGGCGATCAATGGCTTCCCTCTGGCAATCTCGAAAGCCAGCGATGTCGGGATAGAAATGCCTGAGAGCGTTTTCTGGAGCAACGTTGCTTATCATGCTGGTATCCCGAAACTGTCGTGAGCACGCATCGTCTTCATGTCATCAAGATGCTCAGCACAGACGGCTTCCAAAAAGCGTTCTACGTAGACATAGCGGCGCTGATCATCTACGCCAAATCCCTGCTCAGCTGCTTTGGAGGATATCCATCGGTAGATGCGAAGTAGATAGAGCGAAAACACGTCGTACGGATACCAATAGTTCTGGTCCATCACGAAGCTCCCGTTCGCCGCTTTAGTCTCGTCGTTGATCATCAAGAATTCGGAAGAATCGCTGATCATCCCAAACGACTTCCTGCCGGAGAGGAAATAGAGCCCGAATAAGGCGAATCGCCCAAGCTGGGGCATTCTTTGGGGGTCCTTGTGAAACAGTACGATCGTCTTGATGCCCATTCCAATGACTCCCGGGATATTCAGATTCTCGTCATCATTGATTGGAGCCAATTGGAATTCGGCTGGTGCGTTGTAACTCTTGTAGGCGACAACCGAGTGGTTCGCGGACCACTCGTCATAGAAATCCAGGACGTTTGTGAACACCGCGAGCAAGTCCGCTGGACGAGCCAGCCGAAATTTCTTCTGCCACTCCTTAAGCTCCTTGTTTGATTGGCGTAAGGTTCTGGCAATCACGGGTAGCTCGCGGGTCATCAAATGCTTGAACGCATTTGGATCTTCTTCGTATTCCTCGATTGCTCCTTCGTCGAAGAACTCTCGATACTTTGCAGCTTCACTTTCAAACTCTTCTACAGCGACGTCAAAAGCACTCACAAGCAAAACGCCGTCAGCTTGTGTGCTCGGTTCTTGCTGAACTCTGGCACCTAGGATCTCAATGACGTCACTAGCAGGCGGTCGGAGGCGATCGAGAAACTTCTGCCAATACACCGGAAGTCCAGTTGCAATTTCGTTCC is a genomic window containing:
- a CDS encoding type II secretion system F family protein — translated: MIPVISTVLVFVAAFLCATSLKSVWDGITSRYIADLEKSLDSLSIDRSHIPTILRWWGISLIAVIVILGILMRMPPLALGAAYLVFVSPRLILEMLIERRKTKLRDQMVGATVAIANGCRAGLSLAQALEEAAREIPEPLAFEFRRITNEYNCGRPLAEAIQSAKERLNLDSFTLFAMSLLVTIERGGKLTESLERISQSLQESQRLERKLAAETASGRNVVMLLTAFPFLFLGFVFITKPQDTMLVFQSLVGQIIMLVVMILVYVSVRWSNSILKLEL
- a CDS encoding RecQ family ATP-dependent DNA helicase; its protein translation is MISNVAPENALRHFYPDIAGFRDCQREAIDRLWKGESTLLLMPTGMGKSLAYQLPVLASGKVGVVISPLIALMQQQAANLIQSGANVLSLGGATDARQAQDQLKKFRWDSGAGFLFVSPERMETDGYIEYLLSKHRSRISLLAIDESHCISQWGHDFRPPYKCLPGVFDRSFGRDAWPTVLCLTATLDETSQGEILNDFRLNRTAIVRSENMLRTNLDLSFTTFKDSKEKHDALEVLLEEHRGEKVIVYAHRIKSKANGTRALSAYFEQLGHRCKPFDAALSLREKDETISAFQTGEIDVVFATGAFGMGVDIPDIRGVVHYLLPESIEQYYQEVGRAGRDQKPAFGRLLYCNSNGRIQREMIESALREPTQIEEVWNSLFDSVSSDLKSINPWTEFQGKEDEYALFYAFVHLGAIKVLARGPAWLKPLSAVSEDARNFLRSLSSATRTGSIARAIRKLGLDPQAVSEEIFRRYDSSEIKLTGSLDKTIYFRTRQLRTEEAESISEKISKVVESRLNRFDEFLGLVETKSDPTTALAEKFGG
- a CDS encoding winged helix-turn-helix domain-containing protein; the protein is MLTASKKKAIQESLQQLSLAQSSAVTQIEAIIATLLATLDLEPSGIAPRPSTPLPNANAARFSVTWDGKECSLGNTRLFWLFHRLASSANQYVTHEELLESVWHGERSESTVRGAVKRLRDQLAAAGMMDLAKAVDGTVTGYYGLIFV
- a CDS encoding recombinase family protein produces the protein MVPASIEHASNSDQKPSEKKRAAQYVRMSTEHQQYSTLNQEDIIREYAERRGFEIVRTYADEGKSGLSVAGRDSLRRLIADVQELRADFDVILVYDVSRWGRFQDADESAYYEYLCKRAGIEVHYCAEQFENDGGPTSTIIKSVKRAMAGEYSRELSSKVFKGQCRLIELGFRQGGAPGFGLRRMLIDQGGQSKSILNRGEYKSLQTDRVILVPGPPDEVVVVREIYDLFVRKGKREGEIAGLLNSRGITTDYGRQWNRGTVAQVLTNEKYIGNNVYNRTSFKLKRKHVVNSPEMWVRADGAFEPIVPPDLFFTAQGIAQERNRRFSDDELIERLKLLASRHPTLSAAIIDSADDIPTSSTFRSRFGSLIRAYRLAGYTPERDYRYLEINRHLRELYPDLVADVVQRLDAVGASVTRDATSDLLLINGEYSASMVLSRCRQTPAGALRWWIKFDERIAPDITILVRMDPENEVATDYYLFPLMDLAEPKVLLCETNGAFLDTYQFDNLDYFAQLAARSRIEVAA
- a CDS encoding type II secretion system F family protein is translated as MSQFQIISSLLLGLAGFGLAWTLLDVLTRPRLARPGQNKFELTRRQAVRQNNSIYRWFEPLIDEWAASGSLMAPERREQLERQVRIASERNLGTPDEFLATKIIEGILIGLGFAIVGALAGFWLIGLVAGAFIAVSYSELSRSTISDRATRRMMRIRLRLPHAIELVCLMMEAGAGFQDSLETAVRENVDHPLGQELNVVVQQIAAGRTRHDALADFQQRLSDEDVSELVFAINKGEELGTPLAVTLRNQSEQMRLKRSQWGEKAAGEAQVKIVFPGMLIMIACLLVIVTPLIYPLVNSIFGI
- a CDS encoding FHA domain-containing protein translates to MPAFVVITSGITAGHRQWIESPVLRVGSDSSCGVVVPSLELAPHAGTLEYRSGQYFVYNKSLHAQTVGQTELKPMGSCVWQPGQVWLLASDATLMLEVEGDPAPCREQVDTLPSVLEEEDDDSYPAEKADDQETEAKPSLNTGQLIQVGVIILCVIGSVALLMQDQLKDKTPRADLPTLKEIVDQSQAGLPNETRMLQYAMAMKLRDRPEDAKRWFYELRDRLLVRQATLRQQNEPDSIPMLDFTLAQLEQVE
- a CDS encoding ATPase, T2SS/T4P/T4SS family, with protein sequence MKVWYNNVVDPNRQVKDVEGNRIRIGRAPYNEIVLDSPYIAEEAAVLYRRGSSWELVALGLNGLKVGDRQLYNGESCKVATNNQIAIFPFSLTLDLPCEEAVTKAEQRAALDQTASKLISDVHLELLNRRDMELEAKGGKAESVESLWTLEQDLELIAKEQKLFTGKLIEHVAAYGMRDRLLSDLCEILPEHGDTGLYGKRHWSRLVSVVPEREQELDRTAEYLRKSLKLHELTDLSAKIDVVERSFWDKWEAIGGGIHKDFIQYMALRFVKKSIKDIVFGYGPLEDLLRLPTISEIMVVDREHIYIERNGVLENSGRRFTSDAVIEAIIQRIVSRVGRRIDKSSPLVDARLSDGSRVNAVIPPLAVSGPCITIRKFPYRKLLIDDLVAKKALSRSVAEFFRAIVLHRCNILISGGTGTGKTTLLNCMSDFIPDRERIVTVEDTAELQLNKEHVVRMETKESNIEGKGAYTIRDLVKNSLRMRPDRIVVGECRGPEALDMLQAMNTGHDGSMTTIHANNTGDAIRRLEVLVQMAADLPLEAIHQQIASAIDIVIQLRRMRNGRRVVCQVSELVGLNPTTKQLMIRDLFLWDDATEDGIQATGHVPSFMNELIETGRLTLDGLYLH